A stretch of Gossypium arboreum chloroplast, complete genome DNA encodes these proteins:
- the ndhC gene encoding NADH dehydrogenase subunit 3, with amino-acid sequence MFLLYEYDIFWAFLIISSAIPILAFLISGVLAPIRKGPEKLSSYESGIEPMGDAWLQFRIRYYMFALVFVVFDVETVFLYPWAMSFDVLGVPVFIEAFIFVLILIVGSVYAWRKGALEWS; translated from the coding sequence ATGTTTCTGCTTTACGAATATGATATTTTCTGGGCATTTCTAATAATATCAAGTGCTATTCCTATTTTGGCATTTCTAATTTCTGGAGTTTTAGCCCCGATTAGAAAGGGTCCAGAAAAACTTTCTAGTTATGAATCGGGTATAGAACCAATGGGCGATGCTTGGTTACAATTTCGAATCCGTTATTATATGTTTGCTCTAGTTTTTGTTGTTTTTGATGTTGAAACGGTTTTTCTTTATCCATGGGCAATGAGTTTCGATGTATTGGGGGTACCCGTATTCATAGAAGCTTTCATTTTCGTGCTTATCCTAATTGTTGGTTCAGTTTATGCATGGCGAAAAGGAGCATTGGAATGGTCTTAG
- the ndhJ gene encoding NADH dehydrogenase subunit J (NADH dehydrogenase 30 kDa subunit), translating into MQGRLSVWLVKHGLVHRSLGFDYQGIETLQIKPEDWHSIAVILYVYGYNYLRSQCAYDVAPGGLLASVYHLTRIEYGVDQPEEVCIKVFAPRSNPRIPSVFWVWKSSDFQERESYDMLGISYENHPRLKRILMPESWIGWPLRKDYIAPNFYEIQDAH; encoded by the coding sequence ATGCAGGGTCGTTTGTCTGTTTGGCTAGTCAAACACGGGCTAGTTCATAGATCTTTGGGCTTCGATTACCAAGGAATAGAGACTTTACAAATAAAGCCTGAGGATTGGCATTCCATTGCTGTTATTTTATATGTATATGGTTACAATTATCTACGTTCCCAATGTGCCTATGATGTAGCACCAGGCGGACTGTTAGCCAGTGTGTATCATCTTACGAGAATAGAGTATGGTGTAGATCAACCGGAAGAGGTATGTATAAAAGTATTTGCTCCAAGGAGTAACCCTAGAATTCCGTCTGTTTTCTGGGTTTGGAAAAGTTCGGATTTTCAAGAACGAGAATCTTATGACATGTTGGGAATCTCTTATGAAAATCATCCACGACTGAAACGTATCTTAATGCCCGAAAGTTGGATAGGGTGGCCTTTACGTAAGGATTACATTGCCCCCAATTTTTATGAAATACAAGACGCTCATTGA
- the ndhK gene encoding NADH dehydrogenase subunit K (NADH dehydrogenase 27 kDa subunit), protein MNSIEFPLLDRTTQNSVISTTLNDLSNWSRLSSLWPLLYGTSCCFIEFASLIGSRFDFDRYGLVPRSSPRQADLILTAGTVTMKMAPSLVRLYEQMPEPKYVIAMGACTITGGMFSTDSYSTVRGVDKLIPVDVYLPGCPPKPEAVIDAITKLRKKISREIYEDRIRSQQGDRCFTTNHKFCLVRSTRTGNYNQGLLYQPPSTSEIPPETFFNYKGSLSSHELVN, encoded by the coding sequence ATGAATTCCATCGAATTTCCCTTACTTGATCGAACAACCCAAAATTCAGTTATTTCAACTACATTAAATGATCTTTCAAATTGGTCAAGACTCTCCAGTTTATGGCCGCTTCTTTATGGTACCAGTTGTTGCTTTATTGAATTTGCTTCATTAATAGGCTCACGCTTCGACTTTGATCGTTATGGGCTGGTACCAAGATCGAGTCCTAGACAGGCAGACCTAATTTTAACAGCTGGAACAGTAACAATGAAAATGGCGCCCTCTTTAGTGAGATTATATGAACAAATGCCCGAACCTAAATATGTTATTGCTATGGGCGCGTGTACAATTACAGGAGGGATGTTCAGTACTGATTCTTATAGTACTGTTCGGGGGGTCGATAAGCTAATTCCCGTGGATGTCTATTTGCCGGGCTGTCCCCCTAAACCCGAGGCAGTTATAGATGCTATAACAAAACTTCGTAAGAAAATATCTCGCGAAATCTATGAAGATCGAATTAGATCTCAACAGGGGGATCGGTGTTTTACTACCAATCACAAGTTTTGTCTTGTACGCAGTACTCGTACTGGAAATTATAATCAAGGATTGCTCTATCAACCACCATCTACTTCAGAGATTCCTCCTGAAACATTTTTCAACTACAAGGGTTCACTATCTTCCCACGAATTAGTAAATTAG
- the rps4 gene encoding ribosomal protein S4, with protein sequence MSRYRGPRFKKIRRLGALPGLTSKRPRAGSDLRNQSRPGKKSQYRIRLEEKQKLRFHYGLTERQLLKYVRIARKAKGSTGQVLLQLLEMRLDNILFRLGMASTIPQARQLVNHRHILVNGRTVDIPSYRCKPRDIISARDEQKSRTLIQNYLDSSTNEELPKHLTFHTLQYKGLVNQIIDRKWVGLKINELLVVEYYSRQT encoded by the coding sequence ATGTCACGTTACCGAGGGCCTCGTTTCAAAAAAATACGCCGTCTGGGGGCTTTACCGGGACTAACTAGTAAAAGGCCTAGAGCCGGAAGCGATCTTAGAAACCAATCGCGCCCCGGTAAAAAATCTCAATACCGTATTCGTTTAGAAGAAAAACAAAAATTGCGTTTTCATTATGGCCTTACAGAACGACAATTACTTAAATACGTTCGTATTGCCAGAAAAGCCAAAGGGTCAACAGGTCAGGTTTTACTACAATTACTTGAAATGCGGTTGGATAACATCCTTTTTCGATTGGGTATGGCTTCGACTATTCCTCAAGCCCGTCAATTAGTTAACCATAGACATATTTTAGTTAATGGGCGTACAGTAGATATACCAAGTTATCGCTGCAAACCCCGAGATATTATTTCAGCGAGGGATGAACAAAAATCTAGAACTCTGATTCAAAATTATCTTGATTCATCCACCAATGAGGAATTACCAAAACATTTGACCTTTCACACATTACAATATAAAGGATTAGTCAATCAAATAATAGATAGGAAATGGGTTGGTTTGAAAATAAATGAATTGCTTGTCGTAGAATATTATTCTCGTCAGACTTAA
- the psaA gene encoding photosystem I P700 apoprotein A1: MIIRSPEPEVKILVDRDPVKTSFEEWARPGHFSRTIAKGPDTTTWIWNLHADAHDFDSHTSDLEEISRKIFSAHFGQLSIIFLWLSGMYFHGARFSNYEAWLSDPTHIGPSAQVVWPIVGQEILNGDVGGGFRGIQITSGFFQIWRASGITSELQLYCTAIGALVFAALMLFAGWFHYHKAAPKLAWFQDVESMLNHHLAGLLGLGSLSWAGHQVHVSLPINQFLNAGVDPKEIPLPHEFILNRDLLAQLYPSFAEGATPFFTLNWSKYAEFLTFRGGLDPVTGGLWLTDIAHHHLAIAILFLIAGHMYKTNWGIGHSLKDILEAHKGPFTGQGHKGLYEILTTSWHAQLSLNLAMLGSLTIVVAHHMYSMPPYPYLATDYGTQLSLFTHHMWIGGFLIVGAAAHAAIFMVRDYDPTTRYNDLLDRVLRHRDAIISHLNWVCIFLGFHSFGLYIHNDTMSALGRPQDMFSDTAIQLQPVFAQWIQNTHTLAPGATAPGATASTSLTWGGGDLVAVGGKVALLPIPLGTADFLVHHIHAFTIHVTVLILLKGVLFARSSRLIPDKANLGFRFPCDGPGRGGTCQVSAWDHVFLGLFWMYNSISVVIFHFSWKMQSDVWGTISDQGVVTHITGGNFAQSSITINGWLRDFLWAQASQVIQSYGSSLSAYGLLFLGAHFVWAFSLMFLFSGRGYWQELIESIVWAHNKLKVAPATQPRALSIVQGRAVGVTHYLLGGIATTWAFFLARIIAVG; encoded by the coding sequence ATGATTATTCGTTCGCCGGAACCAGAAGTAAAAATTTTGGTAGATAGGGATCCCGTAAAAACTTCTTTCGAGGAATGGGCTAGGCCGGGCCATTTCTCAAGAACAATAGCTAAGGGACCCGATACTACCACTTGGATCTGGAACCTACATGCCGATGCTCACGATTTCGATAGCCATACCAGTGATTTGGAGGAGATCTCTCGCAAAATATTTAGTGCCCATTTCGGCCAACTCTCCATCATCTTTCTTTGGCTGAGCGGCATGTATTTCCACGGTGCTCGTTTTTCCAATTATGAAGCATGGCTCAGCGATCCTACTCACATTGGACCTAGCGCCCAGGTGGTTTGGCCAATAGTGGGCCAAGAAATCTTGAATGGCGATGTGGGTGGGGGTTTCCGAGGAATACAAATAACCTCTGGTTTTTTTCAGATTTGGCGAGCATCTGGAATAACTAGTGAATTACAACTCTATTGTACCGCAATCGGTGCATTGGTCTTTGCGGCCTTAATGCTTTTTGCCGGTTGGTTCCATTATCACAAAGCGGCCCCAAAATTGGCTTGGTTCCAAGATGTAGAATCTATGTTGAATCACCATTTAGCAGGGCTACTGGGACTTGGGTCCCTTTCTTGGGCGGGGCATCAAGTACATGTATCTTTACCGATAAACCAATTTCTAAATGCTGGAGTAGACCCTAAAGAGATCCCACTTCCCCATGAATTTATCTTGAATCGTGATCTTTTGGCTCAACTTTATCCCAGTTTTGCCGAGGGAGCAACCCCATTTTTTACCTTGAATTGGTCAAAATATGCGGAATTTCTTACTTTTCGCGGAGGATTAGATCCAGTGACTGGGGGTCTATGGTTGACTGATATTGCACACCATCATTTAGCTATTGCAATTCTTTTCCTAATAGCGGGTCACATGTATAAGACCAACTGGGGCATTGGGCATAGCCTAAAAGATATTTTAGAGGCTCATAAAGGTCCATTTACAGGCCAAGGGCATAAAGGACTATATGAAATCCTAACAACATCATGGCATGCTCAATTATCTCTTAACTTAGCTATGTTAGGCTCTTTAACCATTGTTGTAGCTCACCATATGTATTCCATGCCCCCTTATCCATATCTAGCTACTGACTATGGTACACAACTGTCATTGTTCACACATCACATGTGGATTGGTGGATTTCTGATAGTGGGTGCCGCTGCGCATGCAGCCATTTTTATGGTAAGAGACTATGATCCAACTACTCGATACAACGATCTATTAGATCGTGTCCTTAGGCATCGTGATGCAATCATATCACATCTCAACTGGGTATGTATATTTCTAGGCTTTCACAGTTTTGGTTTGTATATTCATAATGATACCATGAGCGCTTTAGGGCGTCCACAAGATATGTTTTCAGATACCGCTATACAATTACAACCCGTCTTTGCTCAATGGATACAAAACACCCATACTTTAGCACCCGGTGCAACGGCTCCTGGTGCAACAGCGAGCACCAGTTTGACCTGGGGAGGCGGTGATTTAGTGGCAGTAGGGGGCAAAGTTGCTTTGTTACCTATTCCATTAGGAACCGCAGATTTTTTGGTCCATCACATTCATGCATTTACGATTCATGTGACGGTATTGATACTCCTGAAAGGTGTTCTATTTGCTCGCAGCTCGCGTTTGATACCGGATAAAGCAAATCTCGGTTTTCGTTTCCCTTGTGACGGGCCTGGAAGAGGGGGGACATGTCAAGTATCCGCTTGGGATCATGTCTTCTTAGGACTATTCTGGATGTACAATTCAATTTCGGTAGTAATATTCCATTTCAGTTGGAAAATGCAGTCAGATGTTTGGGGTACTATAAGTGATCAAGGGGTGGTAACTCATATCACAGGAGGAAATTTTGCGCAGAGTTCTATTACTATTAATGGGTGGCTACGCGATTTCTTATGGGCACAAGCATCCCAGGTAATTCAGTCTTATGGTTCTTCATTATCTGCATATGGCCTTCTTTTCTTAGGTGCTCATTTTGTATGGGCTTTTAGTTTAATGTTTCTATTCAGCGGACGTGGTTATTGGCAAGAACTTATTGAATCCATCGTTTGGGCTCATAATAAATTAAAAGTTGCTCCTGCTACTC
- the ycf3 gene encoding photosystem I assembly protein Ycf3, whose translation MPRSQINGNFIDKTFSIVANILLRIIPTTSGEKEAFTYYRDGMSAQSEGNYAEALQNYYEAMRLEIDPYDRSYILYNIGLIHTSNGEHTKALEYYFRALERNPFLPQAFNNMAVICHYRGEQAIRQGDSEIAEAWFDQAAEYWKQAIALTPGNYIEAQNWLKITRRFE comes from the exons ATGCCTAGATCGCAGATAAATGGAAATTTTATTGATAAGACCTTTTCAATTGTAGCCAATATCTTATTACGAATAATTCCGACAACTTCAGGAGAAAAAGAGGCATTTACTTATTACAGAGATGGT ATGTCGGCTCAATCCGAAGGAAATTATGCGGAGGCCTTACAGAATTATTATGAAGCTATGCGACTAGAAATTGATCCCTATGATCGAAGTTATATACTATATAACATAGGCCTTATCCACACAAGTAATGGAGAGCATACAAAAGCTTTAGAATATTATTTTCGAGCACTAGAACGAAACCCGTTCTTACCACAAGCTTTTAATAATATGGCTGTGATCTGTCATTAC CGGGGAGAACAGGCCATTCGACAGGGGGATTCTGAAATAGCGGAGGCTTGGTTCGATCAAGCCGCTGAGTATTGGAAACAGGCTATAGCGCTTACTCCTGGTAATTATATTGAAGCGCAGAATTGGTTAAAGATCACGCGGCGTTTCGAATAA